In Novipirellula galeiformis, one DNA window encodes the following:
- a CDS encoding type II secretion system F family protein — translation MPTFAYTARDLTGKQVNGTVEASTEREVTSILAERSLFPVKVSDVAKSKSPTLASLFNRRQKVNGQTMAIFYGQLASLLRSGVPMIRSLNILGTQTSNAVLKEVVADVRARVEEGETLGQTMARYPGVFSDMGTNMVRAGTEGGFLEDALDRVGTFTELQEDLKGRTVSAMAYPVFLFSVGSVVIVTLLVFFVPKFEMLFTRLRRKGEMPWATEALLSFSQFLQNWGWLFLLLMVASLVLLKVKLSSEAGQEWADRIKLKIPVLGDILMNLAVARFCRVLGTLLGNGVPILRSLEISRSATGNRLLSKSIANATENIRSGESLASPLRSSGYMPVSVTEMISVGEESNSLDRVLPEIADSLEKRTFRRLDLFVRLLEPIMLLIMAVLVLAVVMALLVPVLKSSTTL, via the coding sequence ATGCCAACCTTTGCTTACACCGCCCGCGACTTGACCGGAAAACAGGTCAACGGAACCGTCGAAGCGAGCACGGAGCGCGAGGTCACCTCGATTCTGGCCGAACGGTCTTTGTTTCCAGTCAAAGTCAGCGATGTTGCCAAAAGTAAATCGCCGACACTGGCCAGTTTGTTCAATCGTCGTCAAAAGGTGAATGGACAAACGATGGCGATCTTTTACGGGCAACTCGCTTCGCTATTGCGCAGCGGCGTGCCGATGATTCGCTCGCTCAATATCCTCGGCACACAAACCTCCAACGCGGTCTTGAAGGAAGTCGTGGCGGATGTCCGTGCCCGCGTCGAAGAGGGGGAAACACTTGGACAAACAATGGCCCGCTATCCGGGAGTGTTCAGCGACATGGGGACCAACATGGTGCGCGCTGGAACCGAAGGTGGATTCCTCGAAGATGCACTCGATCGCGTTGGCACGTTCACCGAATTGCAGGAGGATTTGAAAGGACGAACCGTCAGCGCGATGGCTTATCCGGTGTTCTTGTTTTCGGTCGGTTCGGTTGTGATCGTGACCTTGCTGGTCTTCTTCGTGCCGAAATTTGAGATGTTGTTCACACGTCTGCGTCGCAAAGGCGAGATGCCGTGGGCCACCGAAGCGCTGCTCAGCTTTAGCCAATTTCTCCAAAACTGGGGGTGGCTGTTCTTACTGTTGATGGTCGCCAGTTTGGTTTTGTTGAAAGTCAAGCTCAGTAGCGAAGCCGGTCAGGAATGGGCCGATCGGATCAAGTTAAAAATCCCGGTGCTGGGCGACATTTTGATGAACTTGGCGGTCGCGCGGTTCTGTCGCGTGCTGGGGACTTTGCTTGGCAACGGGGTGCCGATCCTAAGATCGCTGGAGATCAGCCGCAGTGCGACGGGCAATCGCTTGTTGAGTAAATCGATCGCCAACGCGACCGAGAATATTCGCAGCGGCGAAAGTCTGGCGTCTCCACTGAGATCGTCCGGTTACATGCCGGTGAGTGTCACGGAAATGATCAGCGTCGGTGAGGAGAGTAACTCGCTCGATCGGGTGTTGCCGGAGATCGCAGACTCGCTGGAAAAACGCACGTTTCGCCGCCTTGATCTGTTCGTTCGCTTGCTCGAACCGATCATGTTGTTAATCATGGCCGTGTTGGTGCTGGCGGTCGTCATGGCGCTGTTGGTCCCCGTGCTCAAGAGCAGTACCACGCTCTAG
- a CDS encoding tyrosine-type recombinase/integrase encodes FPPHLRQAVEAAGLLKHVTSHTFRHCFATHLLWNGTDIRQIQNLLGHADIKTTEIYTHVDNRVGPVVVSPLDRLHADAI; translated from the coding sequence TTCCCGCCGCACCTGAGACAAGCGGTAGAGGCTGCGGGATTGCTCAAACATGTGACCAGCCACACTTTCCGGCACTGCTTCGCCACTCATTTGCTGTGGAACGGAACGGACATTCGCCAGATCCAGAATCTGTTGGGGCACGCCGACATCAAGACGACTGAAATCTATACCCATGTGGACAATCGTGTTGGGCCCGTGGTCGTCAGCCCGCTGGATCGATTGCATGCCGACGCCATTTGA
- a CDS encoding TetR/AcrR family transcriptional regulator, which translates to MPWEKSFDESDVIEQAMQVFWAKGYAATSISDITAATGIKRGSLYNAFDGKDDMFMRGLLKYDIDQRQKSIQELDALDDPREAILTFFDRIIQHSLHDEEKKGCLLVNTSLEYPQHNAEVQQVITEAFKQIAAFFERQIKRGQQRGDIPDAVQPRGTAKALVALLVGIRVMGRGTIGKAALQQIGEQAKRLIS; encoded by the coding sequence ATGCCTTGGGAAAAATCATTTGACGAGTCGGACGTGATCGAACAGGCGATGCAGGTCTTCTGGGCGAAGGGCTATGCGGCCACGTCGATTTCGGACATCACCGCAGCGACCGGGATCAAACGTGGCAGTCTGTACAACGCCTTTGACGGCAAAGACGACATGTTCATGAGGGGGCTGCTGAAGTACGACATCGATCAAAGGCAAAAGTCGATCCAAGAGCTGGATGCCCTGGATGATCCTCGCGAAGCGATCTTGACCTTCTTCGATCGTATCATTCAGCATTCGCTCCATGACGAGGAAAAGAAAGGGTGCTTGCTAGTCAACACCTCGCTGGAGTATCCGCAACACAACGCCGAGGTCCAGCAAGTGATCACCGAGGCGTTCAAGCAAATTGCGGCATTTTTCGAAAGACAGATCAAACGAGGGCAGCAGCGTGGTGACATCCCGGATGCCGTGCAGCCCCGAGGAACCGCCAAGGCGTTGGTCGCGTTGCTCGTCGGCATTCGCGTGATGGGACGCGGCACGATCGGGAAAGCGGCGCTGCAGCAAATTGGCGAGCAAGCGAAGCGATTGATTTCTTAG
- a CDS encoding 6-phosphofructokinase: MANQQIVDIKRVAILFAGGPAPAANAVISTAAFSFLEEGAQVFGIKHGYSRLAEYTAAGPLQEGADYIRFTHDSLTNARSSRGIMIGTARTNPGKHVSSPAHLKDPELVAPLRRVYEGLCSLEVDALISIGGDDTLKTANKLKLFQDNLPVDARRFPIVHLPKTIDNDYSGIDFTFGFFTAVETLAEEIRNLNFDAAAGRSYFLCEAMGRSAGWLAYGAAIAGEASMVLSVEDICGALADEEIVNQETGESRKVMALDRVIDRMVDMMLAREREGRQYGTIVIAEGMAEYLPTKYLEGVSRDDHGHINISSINLSSMMSAMISERYNERTGKTRKVNGLQLGYEARCAPPQAYDVMLGSQLGVGAYRALVEERLNGVMVSVSGQFDLHFVPFEKLVDPETLVTKVRFIEQGSDFHRLARFLETCIDN; the protein is encoded by the coding sequence ATGGCCAATCAACAAATTGTGGATATCAAACGCGTTGCCATCTTGTTCGCAGGCGGTCCCGCACCGGCGGCCAATGCAGTGATTTCGACCGCCGCCTTTTCGTTTCTCGAAGAAGGGGCTCAGGTCTTCGGAATCAAGCATGGTTACAGCCGACTCGCGGAATACACCGCCGCAGGCCCGCTGCAAGAAGGCGCCGACTACATCCGTTTCACTCACGATTCGCTGACCAATGCACGCTCGAGTCGCGGGATCATGATCGGCACGGCCCGCACCAACCCCGGCAAACACGTCAGCTCGCCAGCACATCTGAAAGACCCCGAGCTCGTCGCCCCGCTGCGACGCGTGTACGAAGGTCTCTGCTCGCTCGAAGTCGACGCCCTGATCTCGATCGGTGGCGATGACACGCTCAAGACCGCCAACAAACTGAAGTTGTTCCAAGACAACTTGCCCGTTGACGCGCGACGTTTCCCGATTGTGCATCTGCCCAAAACCATCGACAACGATTACTCGGGGATCGACTTTACGTTCGGCTTCTTCACCGCCGTGGAAACCTTGGCCGAAGAAATTCGCAACCTGAACTTTGACGCTGCCGCCGGTCGGTCGTATTTCCTCTGCGAAGCGATGGGACGCAGCGCCGGATGGCTCGCTTACGGCGCCGCGATCGCCGGCGAAGCCAGCATGGTGTTGAGTGTCGAAGATATTTGTGGCGCGTTGGCTGACGAAGAAATCGTCAACCAAGAAACCGGCGAATCTCGCAAGGTGATGGCGCTTGACCGAGTCATCGATCGAATGGTCGACATGATGCTCGCTCGCGAACGCGAAGGTCGCCAATACGGAACCATCGTGATCGCCGAAGGCATGGCCGAGTACCTGCCGACGAAGTACCTCGAAGGCGTCAGCCGCGATGACCATGGACACATCAACATCTCGTCGATCAATTTGTCGTCAATGATGTCCGCGATGATCAGCGAGCGATACAACGAACGCACCGGAAAGACACGCAAGGTCAACGGATTGCAACTGGGTTACGAAGCTCGTTGTGCACCTCCGCAAGCCTACGACGTCATGCTCGGCTCGCAACTCGGTGTCGGTGCCTACCGCGCCCTGGTCGAAGAGCGACTCAACGGCGTCATGGTTTCGGTCAGCGGACAGTTCGATTTGCACTTCGTTCCGTTCGAAAAACTTGTCGATCCCGAAACCTTGGTCACCAAGGTTCGCTTTATCGAGCAAGGCAGCGACTTCCACCGTCTCGCCCGTTTCTTGGAAACCTGTATCGATAACTAA
- a CDS encoding nucleoside hydrolase: protein MKSCCLLLTLSVLLCCGFATPGRADAPVRVIVDADTANEIDDLYAIVRALAAPEFQVEGVTSAHFTRSTKSNETVHRSQKINEQLLDAMGLRNSIPHPVGADRSMPDAMTAVDSPAARFIIERAHAGDTHNKLIVFALGACTNLASALVLDPSIESKVIFAFIDGDYKEGRWGPGIFNWKNDISAVKVIFESKVEYFHMPARSVSVEMRLSKKDVNEHLKGKGGVWDLLVDRWETFPRTAKQEVKVMWDVALIEAILRPKLATPVVVGAPIIHDAQTVEQYPDNHRRVTVFEAIDAEGMARDFWKAIDAAIAKGPISD, encoded by the coding sequence ATGAAAAGTTGTTGCTTGTTACTGACTCTGTCCGTTCTCCTTTGCTGCGGCTTTGCAACTCCGGGTCGAGCGGATGCTCCTGTCCGGGTCATCGTTGACGCCGATACGGCAAACGAAATTGATGATCTTTATGCCATCGTTCGAGCCCTTGCCGCGCCTGAGTTCCAGGTCGAGGGAGTGACCTCAGCGCATTTCACCCGGTCGACAAAGTCGAACGAAACGGTGCATCGAAGCCAGAAGATCAACGAGCAGCTACTCGATGCGATGGGACTGAGGAATTCAATTCCGCATCCTGTCGGTGCGGATCGTTCAATGCCCGATGCAATGACTGCTGTCGATTCGCCAGCAGCGCGTTTCATCATCGAACGAGCCCATGCCGGAGACACCCACAATAAGCTGATCGTCTTTGCGCTGGGTGCTTGCACGAATCTAGCATCGGCACTCGTGCTTGACCCATCGATCGAATCCAAGGTCATCTTTGCGTTTATCGATGGCGACTATAAAGAGGGCAGATGGGGTCCGGGCATCTTTAATTGGAAGAACGACATCAGTGCGGTCAAGGTGATCTTCGAGTCGAAAGTGGAGTACTTCCACATGCCAGCACGTTCAGTCAGCGTGGAGATGCGACTTTCCAAGAAGGACGTAAATGAACACCTCAAAGGCAAGGGAGGCGTCTGGGATCTGCTGGTTGATCGCTGGGAGACGTTTCCCCGAACGGCAAAACAGGAGGTGAAGGTAATGTGGGATGTTGCACTGATCGAGGCAATCCTGCGGCCGAAGCTTGCCACGCCTGTGGTCGTTGGTGCGCCAATCATCCATGATGCCCAAACGGTCGAACAATATCCTGATAACCATCGGCGAGTCACGGTGTTCGAGGCCATTGACGCCGAGGGCATGGCTCGCGATTTCTGGAAAGCCATTGACGCAGCAATTGCAAAAGGACCGATTTCTGATTGA
- a CDS encoding serine hydrolase domain-containing protein, which produces MNQSNLGRCFAVVFLLSGGSLFASDATPLGSSGIDATRFEAIDALVNDAIDEGKLPGAVVTIGFQNHVVFQRAYGHRQLQPTPLRMTKDTVFDLASLTKPIATATSVMILVDRGEITLADPVSKHLPEFANHGKEEITIKQLLLHTSGLIPDNAMADYVDNAEKAMENVMNLGLNYTPEERFRYSDVGFIVLAEVVQRKTGQDVHAFSQKNIFVPLGMRETGYLPDASLHDRAAATERRKGQWMRGEVHDPRAYALGGVAGHAGLFSTAADLTRYANVMTNHGSSGETTILSRTAFDAMTAAYAVPGDGIRGLGWDKQSGYSSNRGKTMTSSAFGHGGFTGTALWIDPELGLYVIFLSNRVHPDGKGSVNALAGQIGTIAADAAIAASQEPSAR; this is translated from the coding sequence ATGAATCAAAGTAACCTGGGTCGATGTTTCGCGGTGGTCTTCCTGCTCTCCGGGGGATCCCTGTTCGCCTCCGATGCGACGCCCTTGGGATCGTCGGGCATTGACGCAACGCGTTTCGAAGCGATTGATGCGTTGGTGAACGACGCGATCGACGAAGGCAAGTTGCCCGGTGCCGTGGTCACGATCGGGTTTCAAAACCACGTCGTGTTCCAGCGCGCTTATGGTCATCGACAACTGCAACCGACTCCCCTGCGGATGACAAAGGACACGGTCTTTGACCTTGCCTCGTTGACCAAGCCGATTGCGACGGCGACCAGTGTGATGATCCTGGTTGATCGAGGGGAGATCACGCTCGCAGACCCCGTTTCGAAACACTTGCCCGAATTTGCCAATCACGGCAAAGAGGAGATCACGATCAAACAATTGTTGTTGCACACCAGCGGTTTGATCCCCGACAACGCCATGGCGGACTACGTCGATAACGCTGAAAAGGCGATGGAAAACGTGATGAACCTGGGGCTCAATTACACCCCGGAGGAACGGTTCCGTTACTCCGATGTCGGCTTCATTGTGTTGGCCGAAGTGGTACAGCGGAAGACGGGCCAGGATGTGCATGCGTTCTCACAGAAAAACATCTTTGTTCCGCTGGGGATGCGGGAAACGGGTTACCTGCCCGATGCCTCGTTACACGACCGCGCCGCGGCCACGGAACGTCGCAAGGGGCAATGGATGCGAGGCGAAGTGCATGATCCGAGAGCTTACGCATTGGGTGGAGTCGCTGGACACGCGGGATTGTTTAGCACCGCAGCGGATCTTACGCGTTATGCCAACGTGATGACGAATCATGGCAGCAGCGGTGAGACCACGATCCTATCACGCACAGCCTTTGACGCGATGACTGCGGCGTATGCCGTTCCTGGCGATGGCATCCGCGGTCTCGGTTGGGACAAGCAATCGGGGTACTCATCCAATCGCGGCAAGACGATGACCTCGTCTGCGTTTGGGCATGGTGGGTTCACCGGGACGGCGTTGTGGATCGATCCGGAATTGGGGCTTTATGTAATCTTCTTGAGCAACCGAGTGCACCCTGATGGCAAGGGCAGCGTTAATGCGTTGGCCGGACAAATCGGAACGATTGCCGCCGACGCCGCGATCGCCGCCAGCCAAGAACCATCAGCCCGCTAA
- a CDS encoding GspE/PulE family protein has protein sequence MIMHAGEILKRRGLLTPEQLEQSRQSDSPSVVQAAIELGFVAERDALEALAEEVGLDYIDLREAEIDLKALEGFPQKLIYRQSLFPIAFQDGSIVVATSDPLDLYPLDEASAATGKNIIPVVAERAEIARLVKQHLGVGSETVEGLMAAVVDDDVELLDAFESDGSELSEMAQEASVVRLVNEILLEAIETRASDIHIETQSDGIQIRYRIDGILHPQPAPPEINRFQAAIISRLKIMARMNIAEKRLPQDGRIKLRVHGREVDIRLSVIPMIHGEGLVMRVLDKSSMVFNLEGLGMNPEIYRVFSKIIEYPHGIVLVTGPTGSGKTTTLYSSLLQIRSPETKIITTEDPVEYQLDGINQIQVHSKIGLTFAASLRSILRHDPDVVLVGEIRDLETAENAIQASLTGHLVFSTLHTNDAAGAFTRMGDMGVEPFLVAGTVEAVLAQRLVRRLCKHCKTPSTAAKSEFPSDFPWDRAGDAVIYQNVGCRECRQVGYAGRMGIYELLVTSDTIRQLAQDRASSWDIRREAVKNGMRTLRMDAWDKVIAGQTSVDEVLRVTKGEAIA, from the coding sequence ATGATCATGCATGCTGGTGAGATCCTGAAGCGACGTGGCTTGCTCACCCCAGAACAACTCGAGCAAAGTCGCCAAAGCGATTCACCCAGCGTGGTCCAAGCGGCGATCGAATTGGGCTTTGTCGCCGAACGCGATGCGCTCGAAGCGCTTGCCGAAGAGGTGGGGCTCGATTACATCGACCTCCGCGAAGCTGAGATCGATCTGAAGGCGCTGGAGGGATTTCCGCAAAAATTGATCTATCGTCAATCGCTGTTTCCGATTGCGTTCCAAGATGGTTCGATCGTCGTAGCGACGTCGGATCCCTTGGATCTCTACCCGCTCGATGAAGCCAGTGCCGCGACGGGAAAGAACATTATCCCGGTCGTGGCCGAACGCGCCGAAATTGCGAGATTGGTGAAACAACACCTCGGCGTCGGTAGCGAAACGGTCGAAGGATTGATGGCGGCCGTGGTGGACGATGACGTCGAATTGCTCGATGCGTTTGAATCCGACGGCAGCGAATTGAGCGAGATGGCTCAAGAAGCGTCGGTCGTTCGTTTGGTCAACGAGATTCTGCTCGAAGCGATCGAGACGCGTGCCAGTGACATTCACATCGAAACGCAATCCGATGGGATCCAAATTCGCTATCGCATCGATGGGATCTTGCATCCGCAACCGGCGCCTCCAGAAATCAATCGTTTTCAAGCAGCCATCATTAGCCGCTTGAAAATCATGGCGCGGATGAACATTGCCGAGAAACGGTTGCCGCAAGACGGACGCATCAAATTACGCGTGCACGGACGCGAAGTCGATATTCGGCTGAGCGTGATCCCGATGATCCATGGCGAAGGTCTCGTCATGCGGGTGTTGGACAAGTCGTCGATGGTGTTCAATCTCGAAGGGTTGGGAATGAACCCCGAGATCTACCGCGTGTTCAGCAAAATCATCGAATACCCGCACGGCATCGTGCTGGTCACCGGGCCCACCGGTTCCGGGAAAACGACGACGTTGTACAGCAGCTTGTTACAAATCCGTAGTCCTGAAACCAAGATCATCACGACCGAAGATCCCGTGGAGTATCAGCTCGACGGGATCAATCAAATTCAAGTGCACTCCAAAATCGGGCTAACCTTCGCGGCTTCGTTGAGAAGTATTCTGCGGCATGACCCCGACGTCGTGCTGGTCGGAGAAATTCGCGACCTTGAAACCGCCGAAAACGCGATCCAAGCATCGCTGACCGGGCACTTGGTCTTTAGCACGTTGCATACCAACGATGCCGCCGGAGCGTTCACGCGAATGGGCGATATGGGGGTCGAGCCATTCCTGGTCGCCGGGACCGTCGAAGCGGTCTTGGCCCAACGCTTGGTGCGACGCTTGTGCAAACATTGCAAAACACCGAGCACCGCAGCTAAATCGGAATTCCCCAGCGACTTTCCTTGGGATCGAGCTGGCGATGCGGTGATTTACCAAAACGTTGGCTGTCGCGAATGCCGCCAAGTTGGTTACGCAGGCCGAATGGGGATTTATGAGTTGTTGGTCACCTCGGATACCATTCGCCAACTCGCTCAAGATCGAGCCAGTAGTTGGGACATTCGACGCGAAGCGGTCAAGAATGGGATGCGAACGTTGCGAATGGACGCCTGGGACAAAGTAATCGCAGGCCAAACGAGTGTCGACGAAGTGCTCCGCGTCACCAAGGGCGAAGCGATCGCTTAA
- a CDS encoding secretin N-terminal domain-containing protein, giving the protein MKYSLFFIVVAILTSPLPSIAVAAPQSDASQQTPETPVPAEISAPAETPAEASSTADVPAVAAADSNAAPSPSAQPAAAETQPAAAETQPAAAETQPAAAETQPVAVETQPAAAENQPAAAMQAVPVQASPAESTAIDNTVKSEEGFVFNFSGASWKDVLEWFSEQADLSLQIDRFPAGTVNYVDPSRTYNAAESLDILNRLLLDRGYALVRRGRMLLLIDLEVENAANLISEVAELVTLDELDGRSRSDIVSCVFPLGSLTPDAARQEIAQLVGPWGRTIVLDSARQVKVTETVAKLLAIRQLLENARQADSTVVEIVLQHRGSDEMLEIARPLIGLDPGQNANDEIRLSVGLYGERIYATGLPGKVALLESILLKADKPLVTADPNTQADVAIPVFETHRVKTADSATVFDVLQTLLAGTPETRIAIDPKTNAIVAYARPETQSMIAATIAKLEGSGQDFKVITLRRLDPAQALLTINKFFGVTAENTGGPIVDGDPLTGRLWIRGKPDDIAMIEKLIGELEGEDVLGNMSDKVRVLPYTGQAAEDALRQVQSVWSTLGRKNDIRTIRTAGTPASSGSEMPERRVHPEKTPEGAGASQREMPFETNRSKEAAPALPIDSRTGVRRSAQPTVVAGGPDRSAGYQLVATPLQEEATASDASTGNPEIRFDFQGSDIVIQFSPAGMIVASEDTEALDAFEALMGSFASSSNVQASLPTIFWLKYAKADTTAELIASILGGGDSSMASVTDSLGSSLGGLGGGMMGLLGMGGGGGGGDSESSAKSILTSSGSVSIVPDARLNALIVQANPIDLETIEIILRKLDIQESPEDVEVVAKPALIPVIYQDAKSVAEVVKSVFADRMKSASEANRGGGQPNPQEIIAALRGGGRGGSGGGGAKAQSEPAKIIVSVDERSNSLVVIATPQDFNEVRQLVIALDEGGMQSEERVEVVTLKGDIKADVVKQALESILGASVKTSSSSTTSDGKTNTGSPATNATTPSSDDIQRRIEMFRAMRGGGENGAGRGGGGARGGGNRAGGPAAAGGGGGQRGAGGGGGGRGR; this is encoded by the coding sequence ATGAAATATTCGCTCTTTTTTATCGTCGTCGCAATCCTGACCTCCCCGCTTCCCTCGATTGCGGTGGCGGCTCCTCAGTCCGATGCGTCTCAACAAACTCCCGAGACGCCCGTTCCGGCCGAGATATCAGCCCCAGCGGAGACGCCCGCGGAGGCCAGTTCGACCGCAGACGTCCCCGCGGTTGCGGCTGCGGATTCGAACGCCGCTCCGTCGCCGTCCGCCCAACCCGCTGCTGCGGAAACCCAACCCGCTGCTGCGGAAACCCAGCCCGCTGCTGCGGAAACCCAGCCCGCTGCTGCGGAAACCCAGCCCGTTGCTGTGGAAACCCAGCCTGCTGCCGCGGAAAACCAGCCCGCTGCTGCGATGCAAGCCGTTCCTGTGCAAGCTTCGCCGGCGGAGTCCACCGCGATCGACAACACGGTGAAGTCGGAGGAGGGCTTCGTCTTCAACTTTTCCGGAGCCAGTTGGAAGGACGTTTTGGAGTGGTTTTCCGAGCAAGCCGATCTGTCGCTGCAAATCGATCGCTTTCCCGCTGGCACGGTGAACTATGTGGACCCGAGTCGCACTTACAACGCAGCGGAGAGCCTCGATATTTTGAACCGCTTGCTGCTCGATCGTGGTTATGCCCTGGTCCGTCGCGGCCGGATGTTGTTGTTGATCGATTTGGAAGTTGAAAACGCCGCTAACCTGATTAGCGAAGTGGCCGAGTTGGTGACGCTTGATGAACTTGACGGCCGCAGTCGCAGCGACATCGTCAGCTGTGTGTTCCCGCTCGGCAGCCTCACTCCTGACGCGGCTCGTCAAGAAATCGCACAACTGGTCGGTCCCTGGGGACGCACGATCGTGTTGGACTCGGCGCGGCAGGTCAAGGTGACCGAGACGGTTGCCAAACTGCTTGCGATTCGCCAATTGCTTGAAAATGCACGCCAAGCCGATTCGACCGTCGTTGAAATTGTGTTGCAACATCGCGGCAGTGACGAAATGCTCGAGATCGCTCGCCCCTTGATCGGACTCGACCCCGGACAAAACGCAAACGACGAAATTCGACTTTCGGTGGGGCTGTATGGCGAACGCATTTACGCCACCGGATTGCCTGGCAAAGTTGCCTTATTGGAAAGCATTCTGTTAAAAGCCGACAAGCCGTTGGTCACCGCCGACCCCAATACGCAAGCCGACGTTGCGATTCCCGTCTTCGAGACGCATCGGGTCAAGACAGCGGATTCCGCGACGGTCTTCGACGTGCTGCAAACCTTGTTGGCGGGGACGCCGGAGACTCGGATTGCGATCGACCCGAAAACCAACGCGATTGTGGCCTACGCGCGTCCCGAAACTCAGTCGATGATTGCCGCGACCATCGCCAAACTCGAAGGCAGCGGTCAGGACTTTAAAGTCATCACGCTTCGGCGGCTTGACCCGGCACAGGCCCTTTTGACCATCAATAAATTCTTTGGAGTGACCGCCGAAAACACTGGCGGGCCGATCGTGGACGGGGATCCGTTGACCGGACGATTGTGGATTCGCGGCAAACCAGATGACATCGCGATGATTGAAAAATTGATCGGCGAACTCGAAGGCGAAGATGTGCTCGGGAACATGAGCGACAAAGTTCGCGTGTTGCCTTACACCGGCCAGGCTGCGGAGGACGCGCTTCGCCAAGTCCAGAGCGTTTGGTCCACGCTCGGTCGCAAGAACGATATCCGTACGATTCGCACCGCCGGTACACCCGCCTCATCCGGTAGCGAAATGCCTGAGCGACGTGTCCATCCCGAGAAAACACCCGAGGGTGCCGGGGCGAGTCAAAGAGAAATGCCGTTTGAAACGAACCGCTCCAAGGAAGCGGCTCCTGCCTTGCCCATCGACAGTCGCACCGGAGTGAGGCGTTCCGCCCAGCCAACGGTCGTTGCTGGCGGACCGGATCGCAGTGCGGGTTACCAATTGGTCGCGACGCCGTTACAAGAAGAAGCGACGGCGTCGGATGCATCCACCGGTAATCCAGAGATACGTTTTGATTTCCAAGGATCCGATATCGTCATCCAATTCTCGCCCGCGGGCATGATTGTCGCTTCCGAGGACACCGAGGCGCTCGATGCCTTCGAAGCATTGATGGGATCGTTTGCATCGTCCAGTAACGTGCAAGCAAGTTTACCCACGATTTTTTGGCTTAAGTACGCCAAGGCCGATACGACGGCGGAATTGATCGCCAGCATCCTGGGAGGCGGAGACAGCTCGATGGCGTCGGTGACCGATTCGCTCGGCAGCAGCCTAGGGGGCCTTGGCGGCGGCATGATGGGGTTGCTCGGAATGGGCGGCGGTGGAGGAGGGGGCGATAGCGAATCGTCGGCGAAATCGATCCTGACCAGCTCGGGATCGGTCAGCATCGTTCCCGACGCACGACTGAATGCCTTAATCGTGCAAGCTAACCCCATCGATCTTGAAACCATTGAAATCATTTTGCGCAAACTCGACATCCAAGAGAGCCCCGAGGATGTCGAAGTCGTCGCCAAACCCGCCTTGATTCCCGTCATTTACCAAGACGCCAAAAGTGTCGCCGAAGTGGTCAAAAGTGTGTTTGCCGATCGCATGAAATCAGCCTCCGAAGCAAACCGTGGGGGCGGACAACCCAATCCGCAAGAGATCATTGCGGCGCTTCGCGGTGGGGGCCGTGGCGGAAGCGGTGGCGGAGGAGCGAAAGCCCAAAGTGAACCTGCTAAAATCATCGTCTCCGTCGACGAACGAAGCAATTCGTTGGTCGTGATCGCGACCCCCCAAGATTTTAACGAAGTGCGGCAATTGGTGATCGCGCTGGACGAAGGCGGAATGCAGAGTGAGGAACGCGTCGAAGTCGTTACACTCAAAGGGGACATCAAAGCCGATGTCGTCAAACAAGCGCTCGAATCCATCCTCGGAGCGAGTGTGAAAACATCGTCCTCCTCCACGACCTCCGATGGAAAAACCAACACCGGGTCTCCCGCAACCAATGCGACCACACCGAGTTCTGACGACATCCAACGCCGAATCGAGATGTTTCGGGCGATGCGTGGTGGCGGAGAGAACGGGGCCGGAAGAGGCGGAGGCGGTGCTCGCGGAGGCGGTAACCGAGCCGGCGGGCCCGCTGCAGCGGGCGGCGGGGGTGGCCAACGCGGCGCTGGTGGCGGCGGCGGTGGCCGAGGACGCTAA